One genomic segment of Aquipluma nitroreducens includes these proteins:
- the rmuC gene encoding DNA recombination protein RmuC: MEILFLLAGLCLGFVVSFLILKSGKLKQIAVFEREKQISDQLFLQQKFEVEKEKSVFQDRNQLLQKEKEELLLQVQQLRMENGIQAQQQARAEADFGNLQEKLDSQKKEMENLQQRFTSEFESIAAKILKQNTVEFSASNQKSIAELLTPLKEKIQVFEKKVEDTYEKGLKDQTDLKAELKKLHDLNLKISDEANNLTKALKGDVKKQGNWGEVILERILERSGLTEGREYTKQESVLSEDGQRFQPDVVIHLPDQKHIVVDSKVSLVAYERLVNADLDKDRVAFVKEHLLSVRSHIKILSEKHYQHSPSFNSPDFVLLFVPIESSFSIAVQEDQDLFSYAWDNKVVIVSPSTLLATLRTIASIWQQENQTRNALEIARQSGALYDKFVSFISDMESIGKSLESTRKTYDQATSKLYSGSGNLVKRAENIRKLGAKTTKELPPEMIGE, from the coding sequence ATGGAAATTCTATTTCTTTTGGCAGGACTTTGTCTTGGATTCGTTGTTTCATTCCTGATCCTGAAATCGGGAAAACTGAAGCAGATAGCCGTTTTTGAACGCGAAAAACAGATCAGCGATCAACTCTTCCTTCAGCAAAAATTTGAGGTTGAAAAGGAAAAATCAGTATTTCAAGACCGGAACCAATTACTTCAGAAAGAAAAGGAAGAATTGCTTCTTCAAGTCCAACAGCTTCGCATGGAAAACGGAATTCAGGCACAGCAACAGGCACGCGCCGAAGCCGATTTCGGCAACCTTCAGGAGAAACTCGATTCGCAAAAGAAGGAAATGGAAAACCTTCAGCAAAGATTTACCTCAGAATTCGAAAGTATTGCGGCCAAAATCCTGAAACAAAATACAGTTGAATTTTCAGCTTCCAATCAGAAAAGCATCGCCGAATTGCTTACTCCGTTGAAAGAGAAAATTCAGGTATTTGAAAAGAAAGTGGAAGATACCTACGAAAAGGGTTTAAAGGATCAAACCGACCTGAAAGCTGAACTCAAAAAACTGCACGACCTAAACCTGAAGATAAGCGACGAAGCCAATAATTTGACCAAAGCGCTGAAGGGCGACGTCAAGAAACAAGGCAACTGGGGCGAGGTTATCCTGGAGCGAATACTTGAACGATCAGGCCTAACCGAAGGGCGCGAATACACAAAACAGGAAAGTGTTCTTTCGGAAGACGGACAGCGCTTTCAGCCCGACGTAGTCATCCATTTGCCTGACCAGAAACACATTGTGGTCGACTCGAAAGTGTCGCTGGTTGCCTACGAACGATTGGTAAACGCAGATTTGGACAAAGATCGTGTTGCTTTTGTGAAGGAACATTTGCTGAGTGTGAGAAGTCATATTAAAATCCTGAGCGAAAAGCATTATCAGCACTCGCCCAGTTTTAACAGTCCCGACTTTGTGTTGCTGTTTGTACCTATCGAATCCTCGTTCAGCATTGCAGTTCAGGAAGATCAGGATTTATTTTCGTATGCCTGGGACAATAAAGTGGTGATCGTAAGTCCATCGACATTGCTGGCAACGCTGCGAACCATTGCCTCCATTTGGCAACAGGAAAACCAAACCCGAAATGCACTGGAAATTGCCCGTCAGAGCGGCGCTTTGTACGATAAGTTTGTCTCGTTTATCTCCGACATGGAATCGATCGGCAAAAGCCTGGAAAGCACCCGAAAAACATACGATCAAGCCACAAGCAAGCTGTACTCCGGAAGTGGGAACCTAGTGAAACGAGCTGAAAACATCAGGAAATTGGGTGCGAAAACTACAAAAGAATTACCGCCGGAAATGATTGGAGAATAA
- the tatC gene encoding twin-arginine translocase subunit TatC, with protein MAEETNREEQSTKKKSEPKAEMSFLDHLEALRWHFLKSISAIIIGGVVAFIYSDFVWNSIILAPNSPDFWTSRMLIKLGDFIGVKSNGLNQHPIELINFDLSGQFMVDVWTAIIAGFIVAFPYVVYQFWSFIKPALYENERRHASGAVAVMSGLFLIGVLFGYFLIVPFSLDWLGSYSISKDIVNQINILSYISSVTSIVIAGGISFELPVVVYFLSKVGLLTPKFLRKYRKHSYVVLLIIAAIITPPDVLSQMIVTIPLVILYEVSIFISANIDRAHQRKLDEN; from the coding sequence ATGGCTGAAGAAACCAACAGAGAAGAACAATCAACCAAGAAAAAAAGTGAGCCAAAGGCAGAAATGTCTTTTCTGGATCATCTGGAAGCGCTTCGGTGGCACTTTCTCAAATCGATTTCAGCAATAATTATTGGGGGTGTAGTTGCCTTTATTTACAGTGATTTTGTTTGGAACTCTATTATTTTAGCGCCTAACAGTCCAGATTTCTGGACCAGTAGAATGTTAATTAAACTTGGAGACTTTATTGGAGTTAAGTCAAATGGATTGAATCAACATCCGATTGAGTTAATTAATTTCGATTTATCCGGACAATTTATGGTCGATGTTTGGACCGCCATTATTGCTGGTTTTATTGTTGCTTTTCCATATGTGGTCTATCAGTTCTGGAGTTTTATTAAACCAGCTCTCTACGAGAATGAACGAAGACATGCTTCAGGTGCCGTTGCCGTCATGTCGGGTCTTTTCCTGATTGGAGTTTTATTTGGCTACTTTTTAATTGTACCTTTTTCATTAGACTGGCTGGGTTCCTATAGCATAAGTAAAGATATTGTCAATCAAATCAATATACTTTCATACATTAGTTCTGTTACTTCAATCGTTATTGCCGGGGGTATCTCGTTCGAGCTACCGGTAGTGGTATATTTTCTGAGTAAAGTAGGACTGCTTACACCAAAATTTCTAAGAAAATACAGAAAGCATTCTTATGTGGTTTTATTAATCATTGCAGCTATTATTACACCTCCGGATGTGCTCAGCCAGATGATTGTAACTATTCCACTGGTAATTCTTTACGAGGTGAGTATCTTTATTTCTGCAAACATTGATAGAGCACATCAACGAAAACTGGATGAAAATTAA
- the clpX gene encoding ATP-dependent Clp protease ATP-binding subunit ClpX codes for MKMDKCSFCGREKKEVNLLIAGMEGHICDSCVEQAHAIVEEEFKKDDTFDTKGLKLMKPIEIKNFLDQYVIGQEHAKKILSVAVYNHYKRLNQPVSADETEIEKSNIIMVGETGTGKTLLARTIAKMLHVPFTIVDATVLTEAGYVGEDIESLLTRLLQVADYNVEAAERGIVFIDEIDKIARKGDNPSITRDVSGEGVQQGLLKLLEGAIVNVPPQGGRKHPEQKMIAVNTKNILFVCGGAFDGIDKKIAQRLNTKIVGYGAQKKADVIDRNNMIQYISPQDLKSFGLIPEIIGRIPVLTYLEPLDRKALRSILTEPRNSLIKQYIKLFELDHVELSFDEEALEFIVDKAVEFKLGARGLRSICENIMNDAMFDTPSANVSTMKITLDYAQEKIDGAITVRLKAS; via the coding sequence ATGAAAATGGATAAATGTTCGTTTTGCGGGCGTGAGAAGAAAGAAGTTAACTTGCTGATTGCCGGCATGGAAGGACATATTTGCGATAGTTGTGTGGAACAGGCCCATGCCATTGTTGAGGAAGAATTCAAGAAAGATGATACTTTTGATACAAAAGGACTGAAATTGATGAAACCAATCGAGATCAAGAACTTTCTCGATCAGTATGTCATTGGTCAGGAGCATGCAAAGAAAATTCTTTCGGTGGCCGTTTACAACCATTACAAACGATTAAATCAGCCTGTTTCAGCCGATGAGACTGAGATTGAAAAATCAAATATTATCATGGTCGGTGAAACCGGAACCGGAAAAACCCTTTTGGCACGGACAATAGCCAAAATGTTGCATGTTCCGTTCACTATTGTTGACGCTACCGTACTTACCGAAGCTGGTTATGTGGGCGAAGATATTGAGAGTTTGCTGACCCGGTTGTTGCAGGTTGCCGATTACAATGTAGAAGCTGCTGAACGTGGAATTGTATTTATTGACGAGATTGATAAAATTGCCCGTAAAGGAGATAATCCTTCCATAACCCGCGATGTTTCAGGCGAAGGCGTTCAACAGGGCCTTTTGAAATTGCTCGAAGGTGCCATTGTGAATGTTCCACCTCAGGGCGGGCGTAAACATCCGGAACAAAAAATGATCGCTGTAAATACAAAAAATATCCTTTTTGTTTGCGGTGGAGCATTTGATGGAATTGATAAAAAAATCGCTCAGCGCCTGAATACCAAGATTGTAGGTTACGGTGCCCAGAAAAAAGCAGATGTGATTGACCGCAATAATATGATTCAATATATTTCCCCGCAAGACTTAAAATCGTTTGGTCTTATTCCTGAAATTATTGGTCGTATTCCGGTGTTGACTTATCTGGAACCTCTCGACCGGAAGGCTTTGCGCAGTATTTTGACCGAACCTCGTAATTCGTTGATCAAGCAGTACATTAAACTTTTCGAACTCGATCATGTGGAACTTAGTTTCGACGAAGAGGCGCTAGAATTTATTGTTGATAAAGCAGTTGAATTTAAATTGGGAGCGCGCGGACTTCGTTCGATCTGCGAAAATATCATGAACGATGCCATGTTCGATACTCCTTCTGCTAATGTGAGTACCATGAAGATCACTCTCGATTATGCGCAGGAAAAAATTGACGGCGCAATAACCGTTCGGTTAAAAGCAAGTTAA
- the tig gene encoding trigger factor: MNITRENIDELNAILTVSIEKNDYEATVNDVLKNYRKKANMPGFRPGMVPAGLVKKMYGKAALAEEVNKILSKSLTEYIHAEKLNVLGEPLPNEEKQTPIDWDTQSDFSFVFDVAMAPAFDVKLDEMTALPFYTIAADDDMVNKQLEAYAGRLGENKVVEAVEDKDTVRGNFVQLNEDGSELEGGIVAEKVVIAIDVMKDEEIKASFIGKKAGDVVVFDPVKAYDNKHEVGHMLNISHEEAEKLSGNFSFTIVEVLHFEKAELNQDLFSKIYGEDSGISTEEEFKARIKAEIEENFVHSSNYKFALDSRDALLKAIPLSLPEAFLKRWIKATNEKMTDEQIDGDFDNFMTDLRWQLIKDKIVKDNNLQITEEDVRSLAKEMAAMQFRQYGLNNVGEEHLENYANHMLKDEEERRKLVSRKQEDVIIATIKDKVTLDVKGISYEEFNKMLEN, translated from the coding sequence ATGAATATTACCAGAGAAAACATCGACGAACTGAATGCAATTCTCACTGTTTCGATTGAGAAGAATGATTATGAAGCCACAGTAAACGACGTTCTGAAGAACTATCGTAAAAAAGCTAATATGCCGGGATTTCGTCCCGGAATGGTTCCTGCAGGTTTGGTTAAAAAAATGTACGGAAAAGCAGCACTTGCTGAAGAAGTCAATAAGATTCTTTCGAAAAGCCTGACTGAATATATTCATGCTGAAAAATTGAATGTATTGGGCGAACCACTTCCAAACGAAGAAAAGCAAACACCAATTGACTGGGATACTCAATCAGATTTCAGCTTTGTATTTGATGTAGCGATGGCTCCTGCATTTGATGTGAAACTTGATGAAATGACCGCTTTGCCTTTTTATACCATTGCTGCTGACGACGATATGGTTAATAAGCAATTAGAAGCTTATGCCGGTCGTTTGGGCGAGAATAAAGTAGTTGAAGCTGTTGAAGATAAAGATACTGTACGCGGAAACTTTGTTCAGTTGAATGAAGACGGAAGCGAACTGGAAGGCGGAATTGTTGCTGAAAAAGTGGTTATTGCAATTGATGTCATGAAAGATGAAGAAATTAAAGCTTCATTCATTGGTAAGAAGGCAGGCGATGTGGTTGTTTTTGATCCGGTTAAAGCTTATGACAACAAACATGAAGTTGGCCACATGCTGAATATTTCGCACGAAGAAGCTGAAAAACTTTCAGGAAATTTCAGTTTTACCATTGTTGAAGTGCTTCATTTCGAAAAGGCAGAGCTGAATCAGGATTTATTCTCAAAAATTTATGGTGAGGATTCAGGAATTTCTACTGAAGAAGAATTCAAAGCCAGAATAAAAGCAGAAATTGAAGAGAACTTTGTTCATTCAAGCAATTATAAATTCGCTCTTGATAGCCGCGATGCTTTGCTCAAAGCAATCCCACTCAGTTTGCCTGAAGCTTTCCTGAAACGCTGGATTAAAGCTACCAACGAAAAGATGACTGACGAGCAGATTGATGGCGATTTCGATAATTTCATGACCGACCTGAGATGGCAGTTGATTAAAGACAAAATTGTAAAAGACAACAACCTTCAGATCACCGAAGAAGATGTTCGTTCTTTGGCAAAAGAAATGGCAGCCATGCAATTCCGTCAATATGGTTTGAATAATGTGGGTGAAGAACATTTGGAAAACTATGCCAATCACATGTTGAAAGACGAAGAAGAACGTCGCAAATTGGTTTCCCGCAAACAAGAAGATGTAATCATTGCAACGATAAAAGATAAAGTTACGCTCGATGTAAAAGGAATTAGTTACGAGGAGTTTAACAAAATGCTGGAAAATTAA
- the lptB gene encoding LPS export ABC transporter ATP-binding protein has translation MKLRADNIVKKYRKRTVVKGVSFEVNQGEIVGLLGPNGAGKTTSFYMIVGLIKPLSGRIFIDDEEITMIPVYKRAQKGIGYLAQEASVFRQMSVEDNILSVLEMTKIPKAEQLQKVETLLNEFGLQHIRKSNGYQLSGGERRRTEIARALAIDPKFILLDEPFAGVDPIAVEDIQSIIKKLKAKNIGVLITDHNVHETLTITDRSYLLYEGSIMKAGTAEELASDEEVRRVYLGQNFELR, from the coding sequence ATGAAACTTAGAGCAGATAATATTGTCAAAAAATATCGTAAACGGACTGTCGTAAAAGGAGTTTCGTTCGAAGTGAATCAGGGTGAGATCGTTGGTTTACTTGGACCAAACGGTGCCGGTAAGACCACTTCTTTTTACATGATTGTTGGATTGATAAAACCGCTTTCAGGTCGGATTTTTATCGACGATGAAGAGATAACTATGATCCCGGTTTATAAAAGGGCTCAAAAGGGCATCGGATATTTGGCTCAGGAGGCCTCGGTTTTCAGGCAGATGAGTGTCGAAGACAATATTCTTTCTGTATTGGAAATGACAAAGATCCCCAAAGCAGAACAATTACAAAAGGTTGAGACCCTGTTGAATGAATTTGGGCTTCAGCATATTCGTAAAAGCAATGGTTATCAGCTTTCGGGAGGAGAGAGGCGTCGTACCGAAATTGCACGTGCGTTGGCAATTGATCCGAAGTTTATTCTTTTGGATGAGCCTTTTGCCGGAGTTGACCCGATTGCCGTTGAAGACATTCAATCAATTATTAAAAAGCTAAAAGCTAAAAATATTGGGGTGTTGATAACCGACCACAATGTGCACGAAACGCTTACAATTACCGACCGATCCTATCTTTTGTATGAAGGATCAATCATGAAGGCCGGTACTGCTGAAGAACTTGCTTCCGACGAGGAAGTCCGCCGCGTTTATTTGGGTCAGAATTTCGAACTTCGGTAA
- the clpP gene encoding ATP-dependent Clp endopeptidase proteolytic subunit ClpP: MSNGNEFNKYATKHLGISSLNMHRFDSVFTNSLTPYIIEERQLNVASMDVFSRLMMDRIIFLGTPIDDYIANIVQAQLLFLESADPSKDIQIYFNTPGGSVHAGLGIYDTMQIISPDIATICTGMAASMGAVLLTAGTHGKRSALKHSRVMIHQPMGGASGQASDIEITAREIMKLKKELYDIIAIHSGKTYDQVEKDADRDYWMTSTEAKEYGMIDEVLISHK; encoded by the coding sequence ATGAGCAACGGAAACGAATTCAATAAATATGCAACGAAGCATTTGGGTATCAGTAGCCTGAATATGCATCGTTTCGACTCTGTTTTTACCAACAGTTTAACTCCTTACATCATTGAAGAGCGTCAGTTAAATGTGGCCTCGATGGATGTATTTTCCAGGTTGATGATGGATCGGATCATCTTTTTAGGCACACCAATCGACGATTACATTGCCAATATTGTTCAGGCGCAATTGTTGTTTTTGGAGTCAGCCGATCCGAGCAAGGACATTCAGATTTACTTTAATACTCCCGGAGGTTCGGTTCACGCCGGTTTGGGAATTTACGATACCATGCAAATCATTTCTCCGGATATTGCAACTATTTGTACCGGAATGGCGGCTTCTATGGGAGCAGTTTTGCTTACTGCCGGTACTCATGGGAAACGCTCTGCACTTAAACATTCAAGGGTGATGATTCATCAACCAATGGGTGGCGCATCAGGACAAGCTTCTGATATTGAAATTACAGCCCGTGAAATCATGAAACTAAAGAAAGAGTTGTACGATATCATCGCAATTCACAGCGGCAAAACGTATGATCAGGTTGAAAAGGATGCTGACCGCGATTACTGGATGACTTCGACAGAAGCCAAAGAATATGGCATGATTGACGAAGTTCTGATCAGTCACAAATAA